In Musa acuminata AAA Group cultivar baxijiao chromosome BXJ2-10, Cavendish_Baxijiao_AAA, whole genome shotgun sequence, a genomic segment contains:
- the LOC103969143 gene encoding putative WEB family protein At1g65010, chloroplastic, whose protein sequence is MAHKNSPLSPSGKGMRSKSTKGSPSSLDSSDSRSLKIMPFAKTAPSPEKQNARVSDVQQQLRKLREELNKEKEEKSRAIEELTDMKRNVASQRNGGENKLKIEVLEKEVQKAKESERKLLESLVSQTKLLEQTKISLEEAKLENRSLRQSNRSLESSVNLGSRSSRKSEKHLLGNDPLPMIHAEEEMTVLKNELKLATEAEEKSKIAMDGLAIALKEVTTENNHLKRTLSVAQSELEKVRAEAEQLKSLLRSMEEKFQAASAESERLQFELEESVAAWNEKESSFINCVKMSEDEITNAKAENDKLFESQRVVREENANLRDILKHAVNEASIVKESLEIARKENSQLKDLLAEKESYLQSLKQEYECLKVSEAAATDSVQGLKSLFAATSTMDSSTLVSSFENESIMVSDSKASKFSSERWSNGNPRIQKGRRHSIGEPGKFKGSVYGEGGSPEQNGVICASLSNVSDLRDVSSIVAYDEETLISAGFNHTDAKLKKKKTILRRFGDMLRRKHSYKQNSSSL, encoded by the exons ATGGCACATAAGAACTCTCCTTTAAGTCCTAGCGGAAAAGGTATGCGATCCAAGTCAACCAAGGGCTCGCCTTCCTCGTTGGATTCTTCGGATTCAAGATCGCTGAAGATTATGCCCTTTGCCAAGACAGCACCGTCGCCTGAG aaacaaaaTGCACGAGTTTCTGATGTGCAACAACAGTTAAGAAAGCTTCGGGAAGAGCTGAAcaaggagaaagaggagaagtCCCGAGCAATCGAAGAGCTCACTGATATGAAAAGAAATGTTGCTTCTCAAAGAAATGGAGGTGAAAACAAGTTGAAGATCGAAGTTTTAGAGAAAGAAGTACAGAAAGCAAAGGAATCGGAAAGAAAACTGCTCGAATCACTTGTGTCTCAGACGAAACTGCTTGAGCAGACAAAGATATCTCTTGAAGAAGCCAAACTCGAGAACAGGTCCCTCCGACAGAGCAACCGAAGCTTGGAGAGTTCTGTAAACCTAGGTAGTCGAAGCAGTAGGAAGTCAGAGAAGCATTTGTTGGGGAATGATCCTTTGCCTATGATTCATGCAGAAGAGGAGATGACGGTGCTAAAAAATGAGCTCAAGTTAGCCACAGAAGCAGAAGAGAAAAGCAAGATAGCCATGGATGGTTTAGCAATCGCCCTGAAAGAAGTAACAACTGAGAACAATCACCTCAAGAGAACACTCAGCGTAGCCCAATCCGAGTTAGAAAAAGTACGAGCAGAAGCAGAGCAATTGAAGTCTTTGCTAAGGAGCATGGAGGAAAAGTTTCAAGCAGCATCAGCAGAATCCGAGAGACTGCAGTTTGAGCTTGAGGAATCTGTTGCTGCTTGGAACGAGAAAGAGAGTAGCTTCATAAACTGTGTTAAGATGTCTGAAGATGAGATCACCAATGCAAAGGCAGAGAACGATAAGTTGTTTGAATCACAAAGAGTGGTCAGGGAAGAGAATGCCAATTTGAGGGACATACTAAAGCATGCTGTGAATGAAGCAAGCATTGTCAAAGAATCCCTAGAGATTGCCAGGAAAGAGAATTCTCAGCTAAAGGATCTGTTAGCTGAGAAGGAAAGTTACTTGCAGAGCTTAAAGCAAGAATATGAGTGCCTCAAGGTGAGTGAAGCTGCAGCCACCGATAGTGTTCAGGGGTTGAAGAGCTTGTTTGCTGCAACATCTACAATGGACTCGAGTACATTAGTCTCTTCATTTGAGAATGAATCGATCATGGTAAGTGACAGTAAAGCCAGTAAATTTTCATCGGAACGTTGGAGTAATGGTAATCCACGGATTCAAAAGGGGCGTAGGCATTCGATCGGAGAACCAGGAAAGTTTAAGGGATCTGTGTATGGAGAAGGAGGCTCACCAGAGCAGAATGGTGTGATATGTGCATCACTTAGTAATGTGTCTGACCTCAGGGATGTTTCCTCCATTGTGGCCT
- the LOC103969142 gene encoding 14-3-3 protein 6, with protein MASAREANVYMAKLAEQAERYEEMVEFMEKVAGAAAAGEELTVEERNLLSVAYKNVIGARRASWRIVSSIEQKEEGRGNHDHVAAIRAYRGRIEAELSSICAGILRLLEDRLIPAAAAADSKVFYLKMKGDYHRYLAEFTTGSERKDAAENTLAAYKAAQDISLAELPPTHPIRLGLALNFSVFYYEILNSPDRACSLAKQAFDEAIAELDTLGEESYKDSTLIMQLLRDNLTLWTSDMQDDGMDEIKEASKLNDE; from the exons ATGGCGTCGGCAAGAGAGGCGAACGTGTACATGGCGAAGCTGGCGGAGCAAGCGGAGCGGTACGAGGAGATGGTGGAGTTCATGGAGAAGGTCGCCGGCGCGGCGGCTGCGGGCGAGGAGCTCACGGTGGAGGAGCGCAACCTCCTCTCCGTCGCCTACAAGAACGTCATCGGCGCCCGCCGTGCCTCGTGGCGGATCGTCTCATCCATCGAGCAGAAGGAGGAGGGCCGCGGCAATCACGACCACGTCGCCGCCATCCGCGCCTACCGTGGCCGGATCGAGGCCGAGCTGTCCTCCATCTGTGCTGGGATACTCCGCCTTCTCGAAGACCGGCTCAtccctgccgctgctgctgcggaCTCCAAGGTCTTCTACCTCAAGATGAAGGGCGACTACCATCGCTACCTCGCCGAGTTCACGACCGGATCCGAACGCAAGGACGCTGCCGAGAACACCCTCGCTGCCTACAAGGCCGCTCAG GACATTTCGTTAGCGGAGTTGCCACCAACACATCCGATCAGGCTGGGGTTAGCATTGAACTTCTCAGTGTTCTACTATGAGATCTTGAATTCACCAGACAGAGCTTGCTCTCTTGCAAAGCAG GCTTTCGATGAAGCAATTGCAGAGCTAGATACTCTTGGAGAGGAATCGTACAAGGACAGCACTTTGATTATGCAGCTTCTACGTGACAACCTTACTTTGTGGACCTCAGATATGCAG GATGATGGCATGGACGAGATCAAAGAAGCAAGCAAGCTTAACGACGAGTAG